In Candidatus Atribacteria bacterium ADurb.Bin276, the genomic window TGCTGGTGATTTTTCTCGTTACGCTCGAAACCGCCGAGAAGCAGTTCTCTCATCGGTATGGGGAGTCTGGCCAGCCGGAGTTGCAATGCTTTTTATGGGTTCGGTGATGGCGCTCTTAGCTGGTACTTATGATATTACTCAGGTTATGTCAGCCTTAGGAGCTCCGGTTTTGGGTTTGATTATTCTTATTTTGGCAACCTGGACGACCAATACCATCAACGCTTACTCGGCTGGAATAGCTCTTACCAACTTATTTCAACTGCCTGATTCAAAACGGGCCTTGGCTACTGCTGTGGCAGGTATTTTAGGAACTGTGCTGGCTGTTGCTGGAATTATGAACTACTTTTTAAATTTTCTAACCATTTTAACATCTACCATACCACCAGTTGCTGGGGTTATGATTGCCGATTACTGGGTAAAAAAGAAAGGAGATCCTTCCAAGTGGTTTAGATATCCGGGAGCCAATTGGGTGGGGATACTATCCTGGCTTATTGGAGCACTGGTGGGTATTTATCTTAAGATTGGTATTGCTCCAATCAATGCCATAATTGTCTCCTTTGTTGTTTATCTGGTATTGATTTCAGTTGTTAAGCAACCTCAACCGGTTCCATCCAAAAAGAAAGCTTGAAAACTGCATGGAGGTAAAAAATGAAATTTATTGATCTTCAAGATGTAGAATATATCGCTCTCGGGGCTGCTCTTCTGGGAACCGGTGGTGGTGGAGACCCTCATCTTGGGAAATTAATGGCTATTCAGGCGATAAAACAGAACGGTCCAGTTCAACTCATTGATCCTGACGAAGTGCCCGACGATGCCAGTATTGTTCCAACTGCCATGATGGGCGCACCAACGGTTCTCATTGAGAAACTGGCTAATGGTGAAGAAATTCTCCGAGCTTTTAACGGGATCAAGAAATATGCCGGAAAGGATATTTATGCCACTCTTCCCATTGAAGCCGGTGGAGTCAATTCAATGATTCCGATATCGGTTGCAGCGAGAACTGGAATTCCACTTTTAGATTGCGATGGAATGGGACGGGCTTTTCCTGAGTTGCAAATGACTTCCTTCCATCTTTGGGATGTTTCAGCAACGCCCATGATTATTGCTGATGAAAAGGGAAATACTGTAATCATGGAAAGTATTAATAATTTTTGGACAGAGACTTTGGCTCGAAATATCTGTGTCACCATGGGTGGATCGGTCATGCTCAGTATCTATCAAATGCCAGGCAAGGTCCTTAAGGAAGCTTGTATTCGAAATACTCTTTCGCTTTCAGCTAAAATTGGGGAATCGATCCTTACTGCTCGAAAAAAGGGTAAAAATCCCATTAAGAATCTTTTAGAGGTAACTGGAGGTTTTGAGCTTTTCAAGGGAAAAGTGATTGACGTTTTACGTCGCACTGAAGGAGGCTTTGTGCGAGGTGAAGCTCAAATTGAGGGTATCGAAGACTATCGAGGGAAAAACCTTAAAGTCCAATTTCAGAACGAGAACTTAATAGCCATTCGTGATGAGAAAATTATCGCATCGGTTCCCGATTTAATCTGTATTGTTAACTTAGATAGCGCTATTCCGGTCACCACCGAAGCTATTCGTTATGGTCATCGGGTTTTGGTATTGAGTATTCCCTGCGATCCAAAGTGGCGGACACCAAAGGGGATTGAAACTGTAGGACCCCGCTATTTTGGATATGATGTCGATTATATACCGGTTGAAAAACTCATCAGCGAAGGAGGAAACCATCAATGATTTACCGTATTGGAATCGATGTCGGGGGCACCAATACCGATGCTGTGCTCATCGACCAAAACAATGAATTAATGAGCAAGACAAAGACCCCTTCCACTGCTGATGTAACTTCCGGGATTTTGAATGCGGTACATCAGATTCTTGAAAGTTCTCATGTAGATCGAAATAAAATACGCTTTGCCATGTTGGGAACCACTCACTGCACCAATGCCATTGTTGAAAGAAAGCGACTTTGCCGGGTGGGAGTTATTCGAATTGCCAAACCGGCAACCATGGCAGTGGTTCCCATGGTAGATTGGCCGGAGGACTTGGTTTCGGCGGTTGGAGAAAATCATTACATTATCCAGGGTGGCCATGAATTCGACGGACGAGAAATTTCTCATCTTGATGAAA contains:
- the codB_2 gene encoding Cytosine permease, whose amino-acid sequence is MLFMGSVMALLAGTYDITQVMSALGAPVLGLIILILATWTTNTINAYSAGIALTNLFQLPDSKRALATAVAGILGTVLAVAGIMNYFLNFLTILTSTIPPVAGVMIADYWVKKKGDPSKWFRYPGANWVGILSWLIGALVGIYLKIGIAPINAIIVSFVVYLVLISVVKQPQPVPSKKKA